The Alkalihalobacillus sp. LMS6 genomic interval AGGCAAGCTGATTGACGAATTGCTTGATTTCATGCTGTCGACCTACTTCAAGAACGTCAAATTCATTTCCTTTCAATACGTCATCCAAATTTGACTTATCAAAGTGATCAACACCAACAAGTAAAATGATTGGCTTCACACGCTACCTCCTACTTATAAAACTGATAAATGGATAAACTGAGGGATATGCCCGTCACTCATTTCAACCTCTCTTCGCTCTCATTCTAAAACCAAAAAACGTTCTTTCCTAAAGCGAAGGCTAGAAGTGAAAGAACGTCGCTAGTAAAAATAGAAAAACACAAGGTAACGTAGACAAGGTTAACGCAAATCCTCTCTTACCCTCTTGATCTCCTAGGAGATGCCTGACGTACAAGAAACGAAAACAATTCAATGATTAGCGTCAAAACGAAAAGCACAATCATCCAAAAAAGGATAGCGTTTGAGATAAGATGATCAAACGGCGCAAATTGTTGGGTGAACATCGTTTCAGGTAATAAGCCAAATAAGTACAATCCGTTTGATCCACTTTCCGCACTATCTTGTAAATTCGGATTAAACCCCACTAGATCAAGTAAAAAGAAAACGACAAACACCACACCTAACGTCAACGCTCCTGATAAAAGACTTCGTAAAAATGACATATGTTTCCTCCTCTCTTGCTCTATATATACACGTATTAAAGGAGGAAGAAACCTTTTTTTACAATATTTTCAATTAAAAAATCTCCCTCGCGTTTACGAGGGAGACGCTCATCACTTCTCGTCGTCTTGCTGAAACGAGGACAGTGATTGTAACAATTCATTCGGTAGTTTAAATTGCTCTTGATCAATACTCAATGCTTTAAACAAATCGCCTTCATCACTTTTGGTTGTAAAGCGTAACGATTGATTATGGAGGGCCTCCATTTGCTTATCAAGTGCCGCAGATTGATCGGCTACTTTTTTCAGTTCGTCTAACATTTGCGAAGGAACAGCTGCCTCAAATTTGTAAAAGATCTTATGCTCTAAACTAGCCCAAAAATCCATCGCTACCGTACGGATTTGAATTTCGACCGGAATATGCTCGCGACAATTTGATAAGTAGACAGGTACTTCTACAATCATGTGCATGCTGCGATAGCCGTTTGGTTTCGGTTTTGAAATATAATCTTTTACATTAATCACTTTTAAATCATCATGGGACTCTAACATCTCTTTAATCGCAAAGATATCTTTTTGAAACGAGCAATTAATTCGTACCCCTGCAATATCTTTTATATTTTTTTCAATGACGTTTATGTTCAACGGAATTTGTTTACGTTTCAACTTCTGCAGTAAGCTCTCTGGTGTTTTTAATCGAGATGAGATGCTTTCAATCGGATTGTAGTCATGAACATAACTAAATTCTTCTTCTAGAATTTCAATTTTTGTTGTCATTTCGTCTAAGGCAAACTTATACTTCATCATAAACCGTGTGAGTTCTTTTTTTGCCTCTTTTAATTGATGCATCGTAATGGCGTTTCCTTGATTACTCATATGCGCGAA includes:
- a CDS encoding GTP pyrophosphokinase family protein, producing the protein MSNQGNAITMHQLKEAKKELTRFMMKYKFALDEMTTKIEILEEEFSYVHDYNPIESISSRLKTPESLLQKLKRKQIPLNINVIEKNIKDIAGVRINCSFQKDIFAIKEMLESHDDLKVINVKDYISKPKPNGYRSMHMIVEVPVYLSNCREHIPVEIQIRTVAMDFWASLEHKIFYKFEAAVPSQMLDELKKVADQSAALDKQMEALHNQSLRFTTKSDEGDLFKALSIDQEQFKLPNELLQSLSSFQQDDEK